AACAGACCCGAGAATGCGGGCACGATGTACACGCCGCCGTTGTCCTCGACCTTCTCGGCCAGCTCCTCGACCTCGGGGGCCGACGAGATGATGCCGAGCTGGTCGCGCAGCCACTGGATCAGGGACCCGGTGACCGCGATGGAGCCCTCGAGCGCGTAGTGCGTCGGCTGGTCGCCGAGCTTGTAGCCGACGGTCGTGAGCAGCCCGTTCTTCGAGTGGACGATCTCCTCGCCCGTGTTGAAGATCAGGAAGCAGCCGGTGCCGTAGGTGTTCTTGCTCTCGCCCTTCTGGAACGCCGCCTGACCGAAGGTCGCCGCCTGCTGGTCGCCCAGGATGCCGGCGATCGGCGTCTCGCGCAGCAGGGAGGAGTCCTCCGCGGCACCGTAGACCTCGGAGGAGGAGCGGATCTCCGGCATCATCGAGCGCGGCACGCCGAACGCTTCGAGGATGTCGTCGCGCCACTCGAGCGTCTCGAGGTCCATGAACATCGTCCGCGAGGCGTTGGTGACGTCGGTCACGTGCACACCGCCGTCGACACCGCCCGTGAGGTTCCACAGCACCCAGCTGTCGGTGGTGCCGAAGATCAGGTCACCGGCTTCGGCCTTCTCGCGTGCGCCGTCGACGTTCTCCAGGATCCAGGCGATCTTGGTACCAGAGAAGTACGTCGCGAGCGGCAGTCCGACGATGGGCTTGAACCGCTCGACTCCACCGTCCGCAGCCAGACGGTCGACGATGTCCTGCGTGCGCGTGTCCTGCCACACGATCGCGTTGTAGGCGGGCTTCCCGGTGGTCTTGTCCCACACGACCGCGGTCTCGCGCTGGTTGGTGATGCCCACCGCCGCGATGTCGTGACGGGTGAGGTCGGCCCGGCTGAGGGCCAGACCGATGACCTCCTGGACGTTGCGCCAGATCTCGGAGGCGTCGTGCTCGACCCAGCCGGCCTTCGGCA
The DNA window shown above is from Microbacterium maritypicum and carries:
- the glpK gene encoding glycerol kinase GlpK; translation: MADYILAIDQGTTSSRAIIFDKKGSIIATGQKEHEQILPKAGWVEHDASEIWRNVQEVIGLALSRADLTRHDIAAVGITNQRETAVVWDKTTGKPAYNAIVWQDTRTQDIVDRLAADGGVERFKPIVGLPLATYFSGTKIAWILENVDGAREKAEAGDLIFGTTDSWVLWNLTGGVDGGVHVTDVTNASRTMFMDLETLEWRDDILEAFGVPRSMMPEIRSSSEVYGAAEDSSLLRETPIAGILGDQQAATFGQAAFQKGESKNTYGTGCFLIFNTGEEIVHSKNGLLTTVGYKLGDQPTHYALEGSIAVTGSLIQWLRDQLGIISSAPEVEELAEKVEDNGGVYIVPAFSGLFAPYWRPDARGAIVGLTRYANKNHIARAALEAVAFQTRDVLDAVNADAGVDLTELKVDGGMVANDALMQFQADVLGVPVVRPVVAETTALGAAYAAGLAVGFWNGLDDLSANWQEDKRWEPSMEEAERDRQLRLWRKAITKSMDWVDDDVK